One Streptomyces sp. CNQ-509 DNA window includes the following coding sequences:
- a CDS encoding class II fructose-bisphosphate aldolase, with the protein MPLTTTGELVAAARDAGHGVPAFNIITLEHAEAIAAGAEAAGAPAVLQISENAVRFHGGRLTPIAAATAAVARASSAPLSLHLDHVVSPELLRSAHGLGFSSVMFDASKMSYTDNVRATAEAVRWAHEHGIWIEAELGRVGGKEGEKVGGKEGEAPLDAHAPGVRTDPDEAVAYVTDTGVDALAVAVGSSHAMTERTAALDHGLIGRLRAAVAVPLVLHGSSGVPDEELRQAVASGMVKINVGTALNTAFTGAARAHLDAHPEVVDPRKYLAPGRDAMAATVRRFLEVVGG; encoded by the coding sequence ATGCCACTCACGACCACCGGCGAACTCGTCGCCGCCGCCCGCGACGCGGGCCACGGCGTGCCCGCCTTCAACATCATCACGCTGGAGCACGCCGAGGCCATCGCCGCCGGCGCTGAGGCCGCGGGTGCGCCCGCGGTGCTGCAGATCTCGGAGAACGCCGTACGGTTCCACGGCGGCCGGCTCACGCCGATCGCCGCCGCGACGGCGGCCGTGGCGCGGGCCTCGTCCGCGCCGCTGTCGCTGCACCTGGACCACGTCGTCTCCCCGGAACTGCTGCGATCCGCGCACGGTCTCGGCTTCAGCTCGGTGATGTTCGACGCCTCCAAGATGTCGTACACCGACAACGTCAGGGCCACCGCGGAGGCGGTGCGCTGGGCGCACGAGCACGGCATCTGGATCGAGGCAGAGCTGGGACGGGTGGGTGGGAAGGAAGGTGAGAAGGTCGGCGGCAAGGAGGGCGAGGCGCCCCTCGACGCGCACGCGCCGGGGGTGCGGACGGACCCGGACGAGGCCGTCGCGTACGTCACGGACACCGGGGTCGACGCGCTGGCCGTCGCGGTGGGCAGCTCGCACGCGATGACCGAGCGCACGGCGGCGCTCGACCACGGGCTGATCGGCCGGCTGCGGGCGGCGGTCGCGGTGCCACTGGTGCTGCACGGCTCGTCCGGGGTGCCGGACGAGGAGCTGCGGCAGGCGGTGGCCTCGGGAATGGTGAAGATCAACGTCGGTACGGCCCTGAACACCGCGTTCACCGGCGCCGCGCGCGCCCATCTGGACGCGCACCCCGAGGTGGTCGACCCGCGCAAGTACCTGGCGCCGGGGCGGGACGCGATGGCCGCGACCGTGCGCCGGTTCCTGGAGGTCGTCGGCGGCTGA
- a CDS encoding 1-phosphofructokinase family hexose kinase, protein MFLTVTLNLALDVTYRVPRLRAHASHRVTDVTERPGGKGLNVARVLAALGHPVTVTGLAGGPTGAHVRALLAAEPGAAAGGQVTDALVPVAGNTRRTVAVVDGSTGDTTQLNEAGPEVTAEEWAAFLDAYAALLQDSGTGTGTGTGEGAAPVRAVALCGSLPPGVPVDAYAELVRATHAAGVPVLLDASGEPLRHGVAAGPDLVKPNAEELAQLTGGTEPLRAADDVRRRGARAVVASLGADGLLAVTADGTWRAAPPRHVPGNPTGAGDSAVAGLLSGLAEGLDWPARLARAVALSAATVAAPVAGEFDTAVYAETLPRTEITSGRGAARDGA, encoded by the coding sequence ATGTTCCTCACCGTCACGCTCAATCTCGCACTCGACGTCACGTACCGGGTGCCGCGGCTGCGTGCCCACGCGTCGCACCGCGTCACCGACGTCACGGAGCGGCCCGGCGGCAAGGGCCTGAACGTGGCCCGCGTGCTCGCCGCGCTCGGCCACCCCGTCACCGTCACCGGCCTCGCCGGCGGCCCCACGGGCGCGCACGTCCGCGCACTGCTGGCCGCCGAGCCGGGGGCGGCGGCCGGCGGGCAGGTGACCGACGCACTCGTCCCCGTCGCGGGCAACACCCGGCGCACGGTCGCCGTCGTGGACGGCAGTACGGGCGACACCACCCAGCTCAACGAGGCCGGGCCCGAGGTCACCGCGGAGGAGTGGGCGGCGTTCCTCGACGCGTACGCGGCGCTCCTTCAGGACTCCGGCACCGGCACCGGCACGGGCACCGGCGAAGGCGCCGCGCCCGTACGGGCCGTAGCCCTATGCGGCAGCCTGCCGCCCGGCGTGCCCGTGGACGCGTACGCCGAGCTGGTACGCGCCACGCACGCCGCCGGCGTGCCCGTACTCCTCGACGCCAGCGGCGAACCGCTGCGCCACGGCGTCGCCGCGGGACCCGACCTCGTCAAGCCCAACGCCGAGGAGCTGGCCCAGCTCACCGGCGGCACCGAGCCGCTGCGCGCCGCCGACGACGTCCGCCGCCGCGGCGCCCGCGCCGTCGTCGCCTCGCTCGGCGCCGACGGGCTGCTCGCCGTCACCGCCGACGGCACCTGGCGCGCCGCACCGCCGCGGCACGTGCCGGGCAACCCCACCGGCGCCGGCGACTCCGCCGTCGCCGGGCTGCTGTCCGGGCTCGCCGAGGGCCTGGACTGGCCCGCCCGGCTCGCCCGCGCGGTGGCGCTGTCCGCGGCGACCGTCGCCGCGCCCGTGGCGGGCGAGTTCGACACCGCCGTCTACGCGGAGACGCTGCCGCGCACCGAGATCACGTCGGGCCGCGGTGCGGCCCGGGATGGGGCCTGA
- the nagA gene encoding N-acetylglucosamine-6-phosphate deacetylase, protein MRDSMREGGTVLTGARVVQPAGTVEDARLTVADGRIASVAPQAGTARDGTAPQASGAVRDDGGPAALDLSGHWIVPGFVDIHVHGAGGASFSGGTHEQARTVIDTHRGHGTTTMLASTVTGDLDDLARQAGVLAELAEDGELAGIHFEGPFISPHRCGAHQPTLLRDPAPADVRKLVEAGRGQTRMLTLAPELPGGLDSVRLLADSGVIAAVGHTDSSYDAVQRAVAAGATVATHLFNAMPALGHRSPGPVAALLEDERVTVELINDGVHLHPAVLQLAFRTAGAGRVAFITDAMGAAGMGDGRYPLGPMEVDVRDGVARLVDGGSIAGSTLTLDTAFRRAVTVDRLPVGDAVAALSATPAKVLGAYDRIGSLEPGKDADLVVLDDRFTLVGIMRKGAWIVEPGS, encoded by the coding sequence ATGCGGGATTCGATGCGGGAGGGCGGCACGGTCCTCACCGGTGCCCGTGTGGTCCAGCCGGCCGGCACCGTAGAGGACGCCCGGCTCACCGTCGCGGACGGCCGGATCGCCTCGGTGGCACCGCAGGCCGGCACGGCACGGGACGGCACGGCGCCGCAGGCTTCCGGCGCAGTGCGGGACGACGGCGGGCCCGCGGCCCTCGACCTCTCCGGGCACTGGATCGTCCCCGGCTTCGTCGACATCCACGTGCACGGCGCCGGCGGCGCCTCCTTCTCCGGCGGCACCCACGAGCAGGCCCGCACCGTCATCGACACCCACCGCGGCCACGGCACCACCACGATGCTCGCCTCCACCGTCACCGGCGACCTGGACGACCTCGCCCGGCAGGCCGGCGTCCTCGCCGAGCTGGCCGAGGACGGCGAGCTGGCCGGCATCCACTTCGAGGGCCCGTTCATCTCCCCGCACCGCTGCGGCGCCCACCAGCCCACGCTGCTGCGCGACCCCGCGCCCGCCGACGTGCGCAAGCTCGTCGAGGCCGGCCGCGGGCAGACCCGGATGCTCACGCTCGCGCCGGAGCTGCCCGGCGGACTCGACTCCGTACGCCTCCTCGCCGACAGCGGCGTCATCGCCGCCGTGGGCCACACCGACTCCTCGTACGACGCCGTACAGAGGGCCGTCGCGGCCGGCGCCACCGTCGCCACCCACCTCTTCAACGCCATGCCCGCACTCGGCCACCGCTCGCCGGGTCCCGTCGCAGCGCTGCTGGAGGACGAGCGGGTCACCGTCGAGCTGATCAACGACGGCGTGCACCTGCATCCGGCGGTGCTGCAACTGGCGTTCAGGACCGCGGGGGCGGGCCGGGTCGCGTTCATCACCGACGCGATGGGCGCCGCCGGCATGGGCGACGGCCGCTACCCGCTCGGCCCGATGGAGGTCGACGTGCGGGACGGCGTGGCCCGGCTGGTCGACGGCGGGTCGATCGCGGGCTCCACGCTGACGCTGGACACCGCGTTCCGCCGGGCGGTCACCGTCGACCGCCTGCCGGTCGGGGACGCCGTGGCGGCGCTGTCGGCGACGCCCGCGAAGGTCCTCGGTGCGTACGACCGGATCGGCTCGCTGGAGCCCGGAAAGGACGCGGACCTCGTCGTGCTCGACGACCGGTTCACTCTCGTCGGGATCATGCGCAAGGGTGCGTGGATCGTCGAACCCGGTAGCTGA